The sequence GAACAGTACAATTGAGATAATTGCATAAAGTGTGTTTGAGCCAGTGTCTTCTCCTTGTCCCTCTCAGCCTTTCTGCTGTGGGATCGCTACAAAGTCCCGCCCCGTATGCTTCCTGTGACAGAGGACCATGACAGGATGTACGCAAGGCTGCAGTCATCGGGGCTGAACTACGTGGCCGTCATGCCCCCTCACATTGGTGGTTAGTAAGAAGCAGagctttattaaaaataatatatttataaagtggAACTTTCAAAACTTGTTGCTGGCGTAAAAGTGCTGCAGTCAGCCAATCAGATTCCATTTATTTGGGAATAATGTATAGAAGTTAGCTAGAAACATATAActtaaatgtaattaagtttgtGACAGTGGGGTGTGTTTAGGCTCAACTGCAGAGTGAAGGGGGGGGTTTAGGGAATggtgtctaattggcctcagcgggTGGCTgattgttaataataataataacaacatgtataAAACATTACCTTGCATGAGTTTTGTCCAAAGCACAGATCAAGAATGACATGAAGAAGCAAAAACAAGCCAGCGAGGCCATAAaaccttctttaaaaaaaaaaaattcagacaAAGATAGTTTTCTAAATTACCAGTTTTTGTTTCTGACTCGCCCTACTCCAGGTGACCTCCCTCTGACTGAGAGCTACGAGGCGGCGGAGGACATGATAAAAGGAAGAGCCATCTCTAAACACGACCTGGGACACTTCTTCATCAAGTGTCTGTCCACCTCCGAGTGGGACGGCAAAGCCGTCGGAGTTTGGGGAGAGTACAAATAATCAGGAAAGGGGCTTCAGATCTCTTCCTGGTCGCCATTTTGAAGAGAAAATCCATGTTCACTCTGAGAATTCTGGAGATAAATTAAGAAGTGATATATGTGCAGATCCAAATTACCAGCGTGTTTTGATAAACTGCAAATGCTTCCCCGTATTTTCAGACAGATTTTATCATCAGCTTTGACTGTAGCTGTTGACATGGCCTCACAGCTTTTCTGTCACCACTCTTATGTATCGTGACCATAGAGGTTGATCAAGTAACCCAAGAGCAGGTAACAAAATCCCAGAAACTTGCAATtgtgtccttcaaaataaaactaggAGAGTGAACACATCAAATACAAAATTAGAACTGTTATTGCGAAGTACAttacacatacaaggaatgtgtgcataacaaaaaaaaacagtgcgactgtgggtcagtggttggcggtccaatccccgccctcgtcgatgtgtccttgagcaagacacttaaccttgaattgctccctgtagctgtgtatgaatgtaacccgattgtaagttgctttgaataaaagcgtcagctaaatcaCTTGTATATACAAGTATATTGTTAAAGTGTCAATAGTTACATTAATAATGTGCATGGGTGTGTAACTGTAGAAATTGTTCTGTGGATGTAACTCGGAGTCTGTGGGGTCCCCGGCTTTGTTGATAAACCCGACTGCAGCTGGAAACAAATTGTTTTTGTGGCCTGAGGTCTTGGTCCTCGTGCCAGAAGGAAGGGACTCGACCAGTTTGTCTCCAGGGTGAGAGGGGTCGCTACACCCTGTATTGCCCGCCTAAGGGCCCTGGAGGGACAGCtgattgcagccaatcacccTTCCAGGAGAGCGGATGATGTGACGATACCAGatgctgatggaggagcagaggacggaCTCCACGACGGCAGcgtagaagtgcaccatcacGGTCTTTGTcaggttgaacttcttcagctgTCTCAGGAggaacatcctctgctgagccttcttggtgattcaattcaattcaattcagttttgaGGGactggtgatgatggagcccagaaGCTGAAGGACCACACAgcgaagaggggggagggaggagggggggggggggtggagtgtgtgtgtgtgaaaaaacccaaacaaccCTTGTCTTCCTCTCATTGAGCTCTGTTGTTCAAAACACAAGACAACACCAGAAGGCCAATGATCTGATGGGCAGAATGTGAGATGaatgggaaataaaataaaattgggAGGTTGGTAGTTTGCTACCAGAGTGTGTAATATAGTTCATAGTAATTAGTAGAGACACATGGAGATCACTCCATCGGTGGCAGGGCGAtggcgggggaggagaggggacagGGCAGGTCAGAGGTTAATTCACAGGGCAGATCATCAGGGCAGATAGATTCATAGAGTCCTCTCATAGGGTGAAAGTCAAAGCAAAGGACTCAAAAGGAAAAAAGTTAGTaacggtgattgagagatgagtattgagaggaaggagaaaaagaggagagaggtactcaAAGAGGAATATCTACTCAGTGCATCCCTACTAGCCCTGCAGCTATATCAAGGGGGGACCAGGGGGGCAAACCTGAGGGGCCCTAACTATAGCCCTGTCAAAAAAGAGGAAGTCTTCACTAGTCTTCTTCAAAGGGTTGGGTGCCCTGCTGGACTGAAATAGGTGGAAGCTGGAGCCTGGAAAGAGCTGAAGACCAGCTAAAGCCATAAAGGCTTTGGATAACTCTACTCTACTAGGTCCTAGGAACATTTTAGTTAGTAGCTCTAGTAGTACAAGAAATAGTGAGCTATGAATTGAGATATGATCACCAATCACCATATacaggctttgtaggttaaggaGTCTTTATGGGTCAAGGGAGCCTTTGCAGagcagccagtgcagagcaatTTGATCAGTTTTGTGATTTGATCTCTTTTCTGTGCAGGAGTGAATCTCAACTGAGGACCCATTCTGGATTAACTAGAGGACCTTCTAGATTGGAGTTGCAGTACCCAAGAAAGGAGAATCCTAATCCAATTTAAAAGTAATCGCATGAATCCAgtaatttttctctttttttgaaaTTTATGTGAATGATGATTTTTGAGATatttgcctgatttttgaaatagaGTAGATGAAAGAATGGGTATTACGGATTTGGTTTATGGTGGAATAAAATGGAAGATCACATCAAGATACACTGACCAGGGAATTGAGACAGAGGTGACAGTGGTGGATAAACCATTACAATATTAGATCTCAGATCCATTGATCTAGTTGCAGGTCATccgtgtttttttcattttttgaatGTTGGTTTTTTTTCAGTTGGTTTTGCtcagtttaaatgtatttactttATAATTGCTGAGTTCTATACATAGTTGGTGTCTAATTTAAGTTGcaattataaatatttgtataaggAAATATATATGAAAGTTTATTGAACAAAATGTTTATTGATAGATGTGCCAAAGATTGTCCAAAGGTTATAAAAAAGGAGACAAGCACAGAAACTTGTGGACTCCGTGATTTAACACCGCTGATTACGATTAAGCATGGTTTGAAGAAATAAACGATAAACCAAATTAATGTCAAGGATAAAATGAGTAATGTGCCCTCCATGCTCTACTAAGGGAGGCCTGTCTCTCAAGGTCAGTCTTATCTCAGTACAAGGTTAGGTCTAACCAGACCAGGAGAATGAGGACAGAGCTGTGGTGTCTgctgaggtcatttgtaattttcaacaGCTATTTTTCAGTGTGCTGTGCTGGTGTTTCTCCTGATGGATTTTTCTGTGCTGTGGTTGATTAGGAAGAAGGAATACTGATcgggttcagtttatttttcaaggatctgagaggaaggaggttagatcGGAGAGGAATAATTggaatacctctggatccagagtgggctttgGGAGaggaggtttaatgacagccaCCTGAAGGATGTTAGGAGTGTTCTGTTAGCAGAGCAGCCTGGATATCTCTAATAGAgagtggcctgttagcagagacacaaaagtaataaaatatagAGATGTggcaagagacaggtaggcgtgttgaaaGTGAAACACAAAGCATGGGGTCACGGTAATTGTAGAAAATCCTCCCAAAATACACCAATAGTTCATGGCAAAATTAGCCATTCCACTCTCATTCACAGTGACTATGGTTGGGcaaaagagattattaatcttgtccatgtcctaaaaaataatttcataaagatattaaagaagttcataatcACTTCACTTATAGGTGCTAAAGAGCACAGAACTAGTTGTCTGTATTTTCTGGCTACAGTGCTGTAGAGAAGGAGACCCctggtttgtttatttatttttttattgtaatatgGAGCTTTGCTTTTCCTAAGCGGAGGGCCTTCTATTatgtgttttaagactatctccaAGCTTCATATGAGATATTCTGAGAGGGTTATGCCAGGAGTTTCATCTTTTTCAGCCTCCATATGCGCTCATTCTTCAGAGGAAGGGGCCTCAGaggtcctcctcttctcttctcactGTCTTCAGATTCAACAGACAGAGTCTTTGACTTCAGAGGGTCTCTGAGTGAGTCTGTCCATATAGAGAGCCTATGATCAGTCACTCAATTAGTCAAATCAGGGGTACTGTTATCCAGAGACATGCAAAGTCCTCTATTGACAAATACTTTGAACTCAGAGTCAAAATTAGTAAATATCGCTTTTAAATTATGCAATAAAAGTCTGACAAAAAGTGTAAACTCCCACTGATGTAATATCAGTATCAACGGAAAGTAGAAACAAAAGAGGTGATCACAGCCAAAGTCAGAGTGGGAGTCTGTACTCAAATCGAAAACAAGCAAGCCGCGTAAACAGGGAATcatcaaaaaagaagaagcaattaggtggtttctgtactctcaATTCtgtccaacaataataacttaggCACAGAATCATGGAATCCCAAAGCATTAAAATAAATTGGTATAATATTAACATAACAACAATAAATTCTCTTGATATATTCTAAGAGATGAATTCTAAGAATTTCATACAGAATTCTGGTAGTGGATGTAATGACGGTTCTGAAATTGGATAAGAAATTCAAACTAGGTGTTCATTAATCAAGTTGGAGGTGTTTTATTGAGGATTGCCATTTGGTTGACTGTTTCATAATAGGCTCTCTTCATATTTGATACCACTTCATTTAGCCTTGAGTTCGAGGGCAGACATATTCTCTCGGATTCAGCCATCAGGTTATTGGCAACACAGATTAATGACTAGATCTTGTATCATCTATTCAGGCTGAGATATTTTTCATGGCTTCGACAATCATTTAGTAGATCAGCatttaaataaccatttatgTGACATTAAGACATATTGTTTAGGGTGTATAATACATGTTCAATTTATCTTACCATTGTGTTGATGGTCTGAAATAACTCTGATGGAGCTCTGTATCAGGTCCATTGGAGGACAGGAAGTTGAAGGACTCAGGAGCTGAGGGAGGACTGGGGACTGGGTGATACCAGGTCCCAGAGGCCctgggaagagaggggaggaaaggagacCTGAACAGCACAGGGTGTGTCAATCTGTTCCAGTACAACCGTCCTACCAGGCTTCACGTGTTGCTGGCAGACCAGCAAGAAATTCCACTGTCACTTTACCATATCAATCCTCAGTTATCAGTTAAAGACAACAACAGTGCTGTTGCTTCccaattgtttacatttttgtctGTGCTCAACGTAAGTTTAACACCCAAAGGATTTATGACCGCAGTTTGGAAGCCAGTTGTGGTCCAACATGCAAGTGTGATGTGGAACCTTAAGCAGTCATACATTAAGAATGGATCTAGGGGACTTCTTGTGTCTAATACTAATAAGTCTTTGCATTTTCATAAATTCTGGAGAAgtagatttttgtttttgttgaaaaCCCCTAAGATATGATGAGGCTTTATTGATCCCCATGAGAAAGTGTTGCAACAGTACAAAGACAGAAATAATTACAGATAAATAACAACATGAAAACAATTGGTTGATAATAAGAGATATAGAAAactaaaataagaaaaaactgAAAAGTATAAATGATAAGTGCAATTAAAGACGTACAACTTAGTGTTGTCTTTATTAATATAGcaacataatacaaataatatatagtatatgatGTAGTAAGACAGTATAACATTAACTTAATTACCTATAGTACATTATATAatgctatataataatatagttataCAACATTGTAAATCCAGAATATATTACATACATATTAGACACCTATATTTTTTAAGCAGAGAATTTCTCTATATAAAACATGTCAGGAATGGTTGAGTGGTGGCGTAACATTACATGTTATGTATATAACATGATACGGTATAATATGCTATAATATGCTGTGCAGCAGACGTTTGCTGACCAGGAAAGTGTGACGACACGTTGTTCTCGGTCGTCCAATacacaggcggaggaggaacTGCTGTTGTTTTTAAAGTGGACTCACTGGTTCTTCATGCGGCCTGAAGTCGAGTGGTGGAATTTAAATCCGAACCGTGAACTTTGACATGTCGGTAGTTTGTCTCAGCAGAAGTTGGGTCTGTTTAATGTTTTCCCCGCCGACCACCGCTACTCCAGGTAAATACCTCTGTCTCTGAAATAACTAAGACCGGTTCGGACAATTGAGACTTTTATCACCAAgagttgaacacacacattttgtatAACGTGTACGGTGCATGTGTGGGACCTAGACCTGTTAATTGATTTCATGCGTATTTAAATGGTCGGTGAAACGTGTAGATTTCGAAATCTCTCCGATTGTTTTGATTTAGGATCCGTTCAGCAGCCTAATATCCTCTTGGAAATGAAAAATGTTCTTACTGTAACTTAAATATAAAATAGCAGTGCGGTAAATACTAGTGttttcacacacgcacactgacgtACTTTGTATATAAAATTAATATACTGATTAAAAGGTCTCCTCTGTCGGTGATGTAATCATTTAGGAATTACATGTATGCAAATTACATAATATCAAGCTTGACAATTCGACCTGCGTGAAAATAATCAGGGAGGGAGCGAATGATATTTAAGTATTATTTAACTTTTGATATCAATGATATATTTACCATTTAACTATAGATAAACGTGTGATTTGTAAGGTCATCTTATTCAGATTGAGTGTACCGTACATAAActtcactacccacaatgccttTCGACGCATCCAGCACCCAACAGCAAACCCTTTGGAGTGAAACTCAAATCACGGGCGGGAGAAGACGGAGTCAGTCGGCTCGCCCAGTCGGAGCGGAGAGAGTTTGAAACAAAAAgtttaaaatagttttattaTCGTCGACTTACTTTTGAATTAGCGGAGTTTAAACGCTACATTTCTGTTTCTTGttgaggtggaagaggaggcacCCCCCAGTAACGGTTCCGAAGTGCGTTAACTAACGCTAACTAGCTACCTAAAGTCAACGTTTCCGAGGGGAGACGGGAAGTGATTCAACAGGTTTGTTCGGTTAAACCTGTCTAACTTCCTcactgtgttaaaaaaaaaaaagttcgtCTTTTTAACAAACTACGTTCCTCGTTTCCGTCTCTTTAATCTAGTTCTACCGCTGCACGTTATTCGATGGCCTCTTTGGAGGGCTCCATTTCCCTCCTCACGTCACAACCCCCAACCCTCACTGAAGTCCGTCTCGCGGACCGCTCTCTGCGATCTGTAGTTTTTACTAAACATCGCTGAATGCACTGTATTATACTTGTATGGTTATTTAATGTGAAGGTATTGtattcatgttttcagcagtaTCTTTGAATCAATGAGTCAAATAGTTATTTGCCAAGTCATTCGGCcaaatgtgaaaaaatacaCATAAAAGCAGTAAAACCATTTAAACCATTTAAACACACCGAGGATTGCACCTTATTTAATTAATACGGTTGTTGCTAATGTGTTATTACAACAAGCAGCTGGCCATGTTGTAACATGTTAACTGTTAGTGTCTTTGCTACCCTCCCCTCACTATTTACTGTCTCAGTCTAGGGCTATCAGTTCAATCATTTATTCATTAGCCCAAAGTCACATTTCTGATACTGCCCCCAAAACAACCTTGAATCCTGAATGTTTGTTAAGCTATCAATGTTTAATAGATTACATTTCCATTGATTCACTTTCTAATGAGTGACTGCTCTGTTATTTTATGATTCAGCGCAGACATAATGAAGTTTCTTATCTCATAAGCATTTTGTTATTTGTCCAttcttatttaatatttttgtaatcTTAACTAGAGATGATTTTAAGCAGAAATACAAGTCAAACTAATGGCGTTCGCCTTCCTCCGCAGTTTAAAGATGATCATCAAGGGGCAGAAGCGCAAACATCCACCGGAGGACGTGGAGGTTTCCGACAGGAGCAGCCCGACCTGGGAGAGCCAGCGCCAGTTCATCTTCTCGGTCTCCCTGAACAAGTACCAGTGTGGCCAGGTGCTGCCTGAACCCAGCCTGCGGCGGTCTGTCCTCATAGCCAACACTCTGCGGCTGATCAGCGTGGAGGCTTCTATGGCGCCCTCTGTAGACATGGAGGTGTCACAACCGCCTTGTAGCTCTTCATCTGCCCTCCAGGAGAGTATTTTGACCGGAGGCGCTGCAGCAAAGCATCACTCTGCAGTGATGTATTCTGACAGCCAACCAGCTCTCGTCAGCTGCCCTCCGCTTTCTTTAGATTGCACGTCAAATTGCGCGACAAGTAGGTCTCCTGCAAACTGCAACTTGGGTACATTAAATGCCCCTCTGTCTGTTAAAGACGAAGATGAGGACTGGGGCTCGATGTCCACAGAGTCCGATTGCTCCCTCTCAGCTGCCATCTCCTCCATTCTCACCGCGCTGGACTCCATCCTTGATGGGGGCCCACAGGTAGCTCCACGTACACCTCTCAGGTCCTTGGAGAACCTGTCGGGGCCCTGCGATGGCGGAGTGGGGTGGGTGAAACAGCGAGTCAGAAGTTATTCGGGAAGCTGGGAGCAGCAGGTAGAGTCTAGCGATCTGTTCCAGGATATCGACACATCCCTGCTGGAGAGGGACATGGGTGTGCTTGGGCTCAGAGGCAGTGGAGGTGGATACCAGGCTGGGGATGACTTTTACCAGTATCTGCCGACTTTCTCctattcctcctccctccacaccgcttctccctctctctcaaccAGGATCTGAAGTGCCTGCCTTCGTTCTCCTCCTTCAGCCCAttgtcatcctcacctgcttCTTCACCGTCTCTTTCTTAGACACTCATCTCTAGTCACAATCGAGGACATGGGGCTTTTTGTTTCACATGAAGAGTTTGTGTTTCTCCAGCAATAATGGAAGCCACAATGACAACTATCTGTAGGAAACCAGATACgtctgttttccttttttaatggcAATGCGTCATTGCGCAATGAACTGCTGAGAAGCATTTTACTACAGTGTCAAGTGTGATGGAGCTAATTGGAACAAGAGAAGGGAGGTGCGGTTAGAAAACAGGATTCACCCTAAAATGTGTCAATGGCACCACAGCTTCAAGTGATCCTGCGTTCACATTGAACATCCCAGTTCATCGGAGACTGAGAACAAAAAGCAGCCGATTATGTGCGGGTGTTGTGAGTAAAATGTTATTGTGGGTTCTGAGAGAATGTGGTGTATGAAGTAGAATATTTGAAATACTAATATTATAGGTCAAACTTCTGTGAAGAAATTGTTTAACCTCGTATTTATCAGCGAGTTAGAACAGGGGAGTGTATCAGGTGCTCAGAGACCGGGTCAGGATTTCAAACAGCAGGCGCACCCAGACAAAGTGCTCGTTAGTCTGAAAAGAAATCGAGTGATTTCAAATTTCATCCATCACTTTATCAAGTATAAATCAGcaagcagcaggtggaggtacAGTACGATGACATTTCATATGCATCCTGCATTGGCAGTAAAGTACTCAGTGGAAACAAGATCACGACTAAAATCTAAATGCCACTCAACCACCTTCAGCCATGTCCCATCTGAAACTCAAAGTTTGGTGTGAAATGTTTTCCCTCTTGGTCTGAGTGCGGCTGCAGCTCAGGAAACAAATCGCCGTTCTGCGACGCACTGTCGCGCTCAGAAAGAGCATTTGCCGTCTTTTACAAGATGCTTTTATTCAAAGAGCGTCAACCGTTCTGAGATTGTGTGCAACACGTCCTCATGGGGTTTCTAATGCGCTGGTACAGAGTCActgttcagtcacagccactACGCGGCAGCTGGACAGATGTGGTGTTTGTGGCGGGTGCTTAGCATCATGCGGGGAGCAGCTGTTCACGCATCAGCAGCTCTGCTCGCAGATTACGTCTGGTTTACATCTGAATTATTGCACTTTTGTTAATATGCATTT comes from Pseudoliparis swirei isolate HS2019 ecotype Mariana Trench chromosome 20, NWPU_hadal_v1, whole genome shotgun sequence and encodes:
- the sertad3 gene encoding LOW QUALITY PROTEIN: SERTA domain-containing protein 3 (The sequence of the model RefSeq protein was modified relative to this genomic sequence to represent the inferred CDS: inserted 1 base in 1 codon), translating into MIIKGQKRKHPPEDVEVSDRSSPTWESQRQFIFSVSLNKYQCGQVLPEPSLRRSVLIANTLRLISVEASMAPSVDMEVSQPPCSSSSALQESILTGGAAAKHHSAVMYSDSQPALVSCPPLSLDCTSNCATSRSPANCNLGTLNAPLSVKDEDEDWGSMSTESDCSLSAAISSILTALDSILDGGPQVAPRTPLRSLENLSGPCDGGVGWVKQRVRSYSGSWEQQVESSDLFQDIDTSLLERDMGVLGLRGSGGGYQAGDDFYQYLPTFSYSSXPPHRFSLSLNQDLKCLPSFSSFSPLSSSPASSPSLS